TCTGCAGGCAGGGGgtggcagccccccccccccccaccgcccagtGCACATCGGCAGcctggaaaggagggaggagcaggCTGGGCGAGAGGCGCCCTGCCTGGTCTGAAGGGAGCTGAGcagcaccggggggggggggggggtctccggCAGCGGGGGTGGCAGGCCTGGCTTACCTCCTGGGAGATCTCCAGGTGCTTCTTGGCGAAGGTCAGGGCCTGTGCCGGGCTCCCCATGGACACGTAGGCATTCCCCAAGCTCCAGCACGCCCggccctctcccactctgccaGGGAGGGAAACCGAGTCCACTTCTGCAGCCCCCAGGCCGTCAGGCCTGTTCTGACGGGAGCGCAGCAGGCCCCGCCTGAAGTGCCCGCCTCGGCCTCCCTCGCCCCCTAGTGGCCGGCGAGGCTCTCACCCCCGCGGCTCCCTCCACCCTTGGGTGCGGGGCAGTCCCTCGGGTCATTAATCTTTCAATTCGGGTGAAAATCACAAAGCGTAAATCTAACGGATTAAGCGCGCCTCGGCGCGTGGCACCGTGCGTGCTCACGACCCACGGCCGTCGCCTGCGATCCGCTTCCGAAACGCCGCCCGCCCCCACCGCGCGCGCACCTGTCGGCCAGCTCCTGGGCGATGAGCAGGTGCCGAAGGTGGTACTCGGCCGAGCGCTCGTAGTCCTGCAGCAGAGTGTAGGTGTTGCCCAGGCTGTAGCAGGCCTGTGCCTCCACCGCCTGGTCCTTGAGCTGCCGGGACAGCTGCAGCGTCTTCCTGCGAGAGGGGGAGGCTCAGCCCCAGCAAGGAGGGCTCCGGGAGCCCTCTCTGGGGACGCGGCGCTGCTCACAGCCCCCAGCCGAGGGgtgcacggagggtgggggggggggggaagcggtCCGCCAGCCCCGGGATCCCACCGGGGTGTCTCTGGAGCCCCGTCACTGCTGGACCCGCACTGGCCAGTCACCTCCCCACCCCGAGCCTCCGCCCTGCATGGGGGACGGGGGACACAGCACACCCCAGCCCGGGATCCGGACGCACGGGACCTGGTGCTGACGACCCGGCCTGTGCCCGGCGGTCACCACTCTGCTCCTCAAGCCAGGAGGCGGCTGGCAGAGCATCCTCCCGGGAGCCCGTGTGATCTCCACCCTCTGGGTCCACACACGGAGGATTATACCCGCACTCCAGAGATATTGTGGGGTGCAAAGACAGCTCTGGGGTTCCCCCAGTAACTGGCACTGGGAGGCCCTCAGCCGCAGTTCGCTGTGTCCCTGGCACAGAGCGGCTTCTGCCCGCACTTACCGAGTGAAGGGCACCATAGTCCTTCCTGTCCCCGGCAGCCCCAGGACCCCGGCTTTGTCAGTCTGTGGCCCAgaaccccccccacctcccgtctGGCCCCTGGAGAGGCTGGGAGGTCAGACCCACCTCCCGACCTTGGGCTGGTGTCCAGGGGCCCCCTCCCCCGAGCTGGGCGGGTGGggttgggcaggggtgggggcgggcgggCAGGCCTGCCTACTTGTAGTACTCGGCGGCCACGTCAAAGCGCCCCAGGAAGATGTGGGCGTTCCCCAGGTTGCTGTACGCCCTCCTCTCGGCCGCCTTGTCTCCAAATTCCTTAGCAATGGCCAGGCGCTGGGGACACAGACCCAAGGCCCGGGTGGTCACGGAGCAGCCCCGGGACCCGATGTGGATGGCGGGGGTGGCCTCCCCGCCCAGCGTGGCCAGCCCGAAGTCTGCATGTCTGGCGAGAGCAGCCTGGGACCCTGAGCCAAGCCCAGACGAAGCGAGGCAGCtggccgccccacccccgccccgcagGGGACTCACCTCCTTGTGGAAGGTCGTGGCTTCCACGAAGCTCCCCAGCAGGTAGTGTGTGTTGCCCAGGTTGCCATACGCCCTGCCCTGGGCCGCCCGGTCGCCCAGCTCCTTCACGAGGGACAGGTTCCTCCTGGGGGTTGCATCTGTCTGAGCCGTGGCCCTCTCGGTGCGAGGGAAGCAGGGGCTCGTGACCCACCCGCCCGGCCAGAGGGGATGAGCAGGCAGCCTCCGCTCAGCTCCTGCTGGGAGCGTGCCCCAGAAAGAGGGCAGCTTGGGGTTCTAGAAGAGTGGCTCTAGGGAGCCACTAGACAAGGGTGCTGTCTGAGCTCCGAGGCTCAGGTCAGGGGCTCCCCGGCCCCAGACTTTGGTTTTCGGGTGCAGCCTCTGTCCTCCTGCACCAGGGTCCTCCCCAGCACAGAGGCTCAGCCCAACGTCCCCGCCCTATTTCCAGCCAAACGTTTTCTAAATGCCACGTGTGGCTTTTGCTCGGCCGTTTCCCTGCCTCTCGGCACTGCTGTTTGTGACTTATGTGCGGGAAGCCGAGGAGGCCtgagggtgggtggggctggggaaggagagccGGCCTGGCTGTCACCATGCGGGGGTCTGCAGAGAGGTGATGGGGCCACATGTGGGTGCTCCGTGCCTGGGGTCCCGCGCCTACCGCAGCGGCTCAGGAAGCGCTACGGCCAGACCCCGGCCCGGCCCGTGgtgcccccacctgccccactcACTCATAGAACTCGGAGGCTCTGCGCAGTGGCTCCCGGACATGGGGCGGCAGGTGCCCGGGGTCCTGTGCGGCGTTCCACGAGAGCTGCTTGCCCTTGGCGTGGTACACGTTGCCGATGTTGTACAATGCCCTCGCCTCCCCGACCTGAAGGTGGCACCGAGGTTGGCCCTCCGCAGATATGGCCCCCGCGGAACCCCCTGGCCCCGGACCACTGTGCCCGCagtcccccaaaggcaaggactTGGAGGGGGGCCGTCAACAGGTGCAGATGTGGGAGTAGGGCCGGGACCCCAAGAAGGGGTGAGGCGTGTTTGCACGTGGTCGCCACCCTCTGGGCACGGGGCAAGCGAACACTGCCTCCTGGTGGACAGGCCTGGCACCTGCCCCCTTGTCATCTACGCCATCAGGGCGACCAGGTCCTTCTCGGAAGCCCGGGGGGAAGGAAGGCGCGCTTGGCCCACACGCCTTGAGCTATGACCTGGGGCCGGCCGTCTTGTTCCCCTGCCCGGGgtcacggggaggggggggtcacaGACTAGGTCAAGGGTCCGGCACCGGGCGGGGCCCACGGCTGTTCTACCCCGGCTGCCGCGCCACCCTGTGTCCCTCTGGAACCGGAAGGAGGGACGAGGGGTGCTGGCGGGTCTGGGGGAGCTCACATGGAAGACGGGGGGCCGGGCCTCAGCCCTGCAGGTGGGGGCTCGGCAGGCAGCCTGGCAGCAGCCGACCTACCTTGTCCCCCTGCTCCCGGGCGACGTCCAGGTGCCGCTGGCAGCACACAATGGCCTCGTCAAAGCGGCCGAGCACCTTGAGTGTGTTGCCCAGGTTCCCGCTGGCCTTGGCTTCCCCCATGCGGTCACCGATGgtcctggagggcaggaggcagcGAGGAGCCGGACTGAGGGCCGGCCGGGACCCCGAGCCCAGCAAGGAGCCCGGGCAGGGGCGGGCGAGGCCTGGCAGGACCAACCCGGGGGCAACTGGGGGCGATGCCGGGCAGGGGTCTCGCCGACGGCAGGCGAGGTCCCCTCGGGCAGCCCCGGGCAGGCAGCCCAGCTGGGGATCGCTTCTCTGCCGGGCCCAGCCTGTGGCCGtcggggctcagagaggtgcccCAATGGAGACCGGGAGAGTCGGGGGGGCCTGACAGTGGGAGTAACTTTCGACACACCCGCCGGGTGCTGAGGACACCGCGTGCGGCTCACTGGCCAGGGAGGGGCccgtgggcagggctggggggagcCCTGAGAAGCCCCGCTTCCACCCGGGATTGGGGGGTCCGGCTGCCGACGGGCGGGGAACAAGCAAGGAAGGGTGTTCAGGGACGAGAGCAGCTCGGGGAaggtctggaggccagaggggAGTGGAGACGCTCAGAAACACAAGTggtcgcgcccccccccccccccccagtcccagGGACAGGCACCCGCGTGAGGACACATTCAGGACACCAAGGGACAcccgtgtgcacacacacgcacacacgcacgcctCCCCTGAAACACAGCCCCTGGGGGCACTTGCCAggcgccgccccgccccctccccctctcccaggtcAGGGGCGCCCTCGGGTTCCCTGGACCCCGAGCTCCCGGCACTGCCCGCGCTGTGACGGCCCCTCCCCGAGGCGGGACGCGTGCTCACCGGGCCAGCAGCAGGTCGTGCCTGTGGTACTCCAGCGCCCGGGAGTACTCCTTCAGGTAGAAGTAGGCATTGCCCAGCTGGCTGTAGATGGCGCTGAGAGTCTTCAGGTCCTCGGTGCCCACCTGCACCGCTGCCTCAAAGAAGGCCGCGCCCGCCTTGAAGTCCCCGGCCTTGCAGAGACGCTCCCCCTCCAGGGCCAGCTCCAGGCACGAGGTCTCCAtcctgggcagagagaaggagtcacagccTGCCCCTCACGCCGTCACGCAGGGGCCCCGTGCTCCCCCGTCATCACTGGGACCACGGGGCCTTCGGGTGAGGCCACGCCTGTGCGCACAGACGTCGACGTCTCTGGAGAAATGCCCAGAAGCACGTGCGGGGTCCAACAGCGTGCCCATCGCCAGGCTGGCACCTGCGCGGCTCACCCGTGCCCGAACCTCACTGCACGCCCCTCACGACCAGGGCTCAGGGGCCCCCGGGCAAACGCATGAGTCCGTGACTAAGGCCAGACCCTCAGCCCACGACGGCCAAGCTCCAAACACAGCCTCCCCTCAAGGCTCAGCCGCCCGGGGCGAGGGACCTCCCTCCGCCCCCGCTCCGGGACCTGGTGCCGCGTCAGTCCTCCAGAGTAGCTACAGTGGCCCGCGACAGCCCTCGATCCTCACCAAGGgcaaccaaggctcagagaggttcaggaCACCAGTCAAGGCCACATGGGCAGGACCTGACCCTAGCCCCTCCCCCGTCCCACATCCTCTGCCGTCACCTCTCGGGGGTCACGGCTCCGTCTGAGCTGTGGGTCAGCCAGCCCCCAGAGCCGAGAAGCGTTCAGCTGCTGGCCACAGCCCCCCGACGGGACAGCCGCTCCCCCACGCCCAGGGCGCTACTGTGGGAGGGCATGACAGGACCGTGTCCCAGGGTAGACCCAACCCCTGGGACACTGCTCCAGACTCCTGCCCCTGAACCCCGCCCAAGTCCACGGGCCCAGGGCCCCACACCACCACCAACGCCTTGACCGGAGGCCGGGCCAGCCCTTCATGCCTCCACCTTTGGGCAGGGGCTGCAGAGAAGCTGTCCCTTACCCTTGGGCTCTGCCAGCCCATGGGCTGGGGCCGGGGCTCCCCAGCTGCTACCCCGGGCTCTGTTCACTGGGGCCCCATGGCCCTTGGGCCTTGGGCGAGCTGCCCTCAGGACATGGCTGTCAGGGGAGCCTCGGGTCTGGGGGTCACTCGATCAGGCTGGCCCTGGTTCCGGCCCTCCCTGCTAGGGGGCCCGGGGCAGGACGCTTCATCACTCGGAACCTCGGCCTCCTCCTCTGGCCTGTCGCGGCTGGTCCTGTGAGTTCCACGCTCAAGGCCTGACCCGCTGCCTACCCTAGGGCGGGAGAGCGGTCAGCGGAGGACACGGCACACAGATAccatgggggcgggggagcgggCCCCAAGCTGGAGGGGGTCCCCGGCAGGTGGTGGGAGGAGCCCAGTGACCATACCCGCACATACACGCAGCCCTGGAAAAGTGGGAGACGTGTTCTGCGTGGCCGAGGGCCAACCCAGATCACCGGAGTCCGTGGAAAGCCCACGGGTAAGTGAAAGCGCCCACGGCAAAACAGCGCGCGCACCCCCGGGCACTCGCCCCCTCTCTGCGCTGTTAGAGTCCGCGGTGATCAGCCGTTCCTGGGGGACAACACACAGGGCCCTCGACAAATCCACGAGTTTCGTCCACGGCACTGCTTCTCAGCCGCTCTAACCAAACACGCCTTTGGTGCAAAGCCCCCCCTTGCCCAGCCTCGACCCCCCCACGTCGGGGCCACGCCTCCGGGGGAGAGTGGGCTCCGGGACCCCAACAGCGCCCTGCCGCCCCCAGATTCAGGCAGAGCCTGCGTGGCCTGTCAGAGAGCGGGGTGCCGGAAGCTCGGGCCTCCTACCCACGACGCCCCGGGAAGGGCTGTCTGGAGCCTACCAGCCGCCCCCTCCCACGGCCAGGGCCGCGCACCGCGCGCTGTCTGATGCCGGGAACTGACCTCTCCGCCTGGGTGACTTGGGAGGACCCGGGGCTTGGGTGTGAGACGTTGGTCTCAGAGCCGAACACGCCCTGCTGGCTCTGACAGATAGGACGCGGGGAGTG
Above is a window of Panthera tigris isolate Pti1 chromosome D4, P.tigris_Pti1_mat1.1, whole genome shotgun sequence DNA encoding:
- the GPSM1 gene encoding G-protein-signaling modulator 1 isoform X2, giving the protein METSCLELALEGERLCKAGDFKAGAAFFEAAVQVGTEDLKTLSAIYSQLGNAYFYLKEYSRALEYHRHDLLLARTIGDRMGEAKASGNLGNTLKVLGRFDEAIVCCQRHLDVAREQGDKVGEARALYNIGNVYHAKGKQLSWNAAQDPGHLPPHVREPLRRASEFYERNLSLVKELGDRAAQGRAYGNLGNTHYLLGSFVEATTFHKERLAIAKEFGDKAAERRAYSNLGNAHIFLGRFDVAAEYYKKTLQLSRQLKDQAVEAQACYSLGNTYTLLQDYERSAEYHLRHLLIAQELADRVGEGRACWSLGNAYVSMGSPAQALTFAKKHLEISQEIGDRNGELTARMNVAQLELVLGRLSSPAAAEKPDLAGYEAQGARPKRTQRLSAETWGLLRLPLEREQNGDSHQLGEWRGPGRDMLPLPMRSRKYQEGLETAERPREGGHSPLDSADVRVQVPRTSIPRAPSSDEDCFFDLLSKFQSSRMDDQRCPLEEGQPGAAEATAALSLEERVARPSLTASPQTEEFFDLIASSQSRRLDDQRASVGSLPGLRITHNNLGHLRADGDPQEPGDEFFNMLIKCQSARIDDQRCPPPDVLPRGPTMPDEDFFSLIQRVQAKRMDEQRVDLAGSPEQEVGGRPEPRQQCQPGAT